One part of the Vibrio ponticus genome encodes these proteins:
- the grxB gene encoding glutaredoxin 2, giving the protein MMKLYVFDSCPYCVRVKTLIGLKRLDVELKPFALGELPQQVADKLTQFTVPILEYSNTESGTELMTESLDILQRLDSLYQPYLASYQLSSQLEQILAQLKPLTAQLCYPRMLHLNLPELATESAVTMFTQSRQEMFDTSLDQLLAQTSTYLPALEQALSEISQQLDLASAANQSRDLTIDDIALFAELRNLTMIGELTMPSSITAYLQTISRLSGVALYTPVFAQ; this is encoded by the coding sequence ATGATGAAGTTGTATGTATTTGATAGCTGTCCTTACTGCGTTCGCGTAAAAACATTGATTGGTTTGAAGCGGCTTGATGTCGAACTAAAGCCGTTTGCCCTCGGTGAATTACCGCAGCAAGTCGCAGATAAACTGACTCAATTTACGGTTCCAATCCTCGAATATAGCAATACTGAAAGCGGCACAGAGCTGATGACAGAAAGCTTAGATATTCTGCAAAGGTTAGATTCACTTTATCAGCCTTATCTAGCCAGCTATCAACTTTCTTCGCAACTGGAGCAAATTTTGGCTCAGCTTAAGCCTCTGACTGCTCAGTTATGCTATCCGCGTATGCTGCATTTAAACCTACCTGAACTTGCTACTGAGAGCGCGGTTACCATGTTTACGCAATCACGTCAGGAAATGTTTGACACTAGTTTAGATCAGTTGTTAGCGCAAACCTCAACGTATCTTCCAGCGCTTGAGCAGGCTCTCTCTGAGATTAGCCAACAATTGGATTTGGCTAGTGCAGCTAACCAATCACGTGATCTGACGATTGATGATATCGCGTTATTCGCTGAGTTACGCAATTTGACCATGATTGGTGAGCTAACGATGCCTAGTTCAATCACTGCTTATTTGCAGACGATTTCTCGTCTTAGCGGTGTTGCGCTATACACGCCAGTTTTTGCTCAATAA
- a CDS encoding LysR family transcriptional regulator encodes MDKYRNMQLFCTVVDQGSFAKAAKSLKLTPAIVGRHIAALENQLGFVLLNRTTRSMQLTPGGRGYYEGARAILNEIDALEDSLSSTHQVNPTGLIRLSAPDAMGPILMQAIKLFRHDYPNIRFDLVLANQQLDLIKHEIDLTFRFAFELQDSSYIATKLGQTTMGLYASPGYLQLRGTPTNLTDLEQHDCLHMGTNRYGDNWILSVDGRNVTFRQPWIAVISDTHTLIQAVIDEMGIVMLPKIFVSQPLSKGELVEIKGIAEFPPVGIYGMYPTRKHIPYRLSLFLDHLKQWMPHNLPNIV; translated from the coding sequence ATGGATAAATACCGAAACATGCAGCTGTTTTGCACCGTTGTCGATCAGGGCAGTTTTGCAAAAGCGGCAAAATCTTTGAAGCTCACACCGGCGATTGTCGGTCGCCATATCGCGGCATTAGAGAATCAACTCGGCTTTGTTCTGCTCAATCGTACAACGCGCAGTATGCAGTTAACCCCAGGAGGCAGAGGCTATTATGAGGGAGCAAGAGCGATCTTAAATGAGATCGATGCACTGGAAGATTCACTTAGCAGCACGCACCAAGTGAATCCGACGGGGTTGATCCGCCTATCTGCGCCCGATGCGATGGGACCAATATTGATGCAAGCGATCAAATTGTTTCGTCACGACTATCCAAACATTCGCTTTGATCTGGTACTTGCCAACCAACAACTTGATCTTATTAAACACGAAATCGATCTTACCTTTAGATTCGCCTTTGAATTACAGGACTCATCTTACATCGCGACCAAGTTAGGTCAGACAACGATGGGGCTCTATGCGTCGCCTGGTTATTTGCAATTACGTGGCACACCAACCAATCTTACCGATCTCGAGCAACATGATTGTTTGCACATGGGAACAAATCGCTATGGTGACAACTGGATCTTGAGCGTTGATGGTAGGAACGTTACTTTTAGACAGCCGTGGATCGCGGTCATCTCAGATACTCATACCTTAATCCAAGCCGTGATTGATGAAATGGGTATCGTGATGCTGCCAAAAATATTTGTCAGCCAGCCTTTATCCAAGGGCGAATTAGTCGAGATTAAAGGGATTGCTGAATTTCCGCCTGTTGGTATTTATGGGATGTATCCTACGCGCAAACACATCCCATATCGCCTCTCGCTGTTTTTAGATCACCTTAAACAGTGGATGCCACATAACCTGCCAAATATTGTTTAG
- a CDS encoding dihydrofolate reductase family protein, with protein MSNIVYIATSIDGFIADKNNQVDWLHDTPNPNLDGSDFGFAAFMQQVDALVMGRNTFEMVASFDCDWPYTKPVFVLSNTLSSIPSEYQDKVFLVKGDLKQVVAELNQQGYQRLYIDGGKTVQSFLEQDLIDEMIITTIPVVLGGGVPLFGELAAALRFTHVATERFLDCLVQNHFVRLR; from the coding sequence GTGTCTAATATTGTTTATATCGCCACAAGTATTGATGGTTTCATCGCTGATAAGAATAATCAGGTTGATTGGTTGCACGATACCCCGAATCCTAATCTCGACGGCTCGGATTTTGGTTTCGCAGCGTTTATGCAGCAGGTCGATGCGCTAGTGATGGGGAGAAATACCTTTGAAATGGTGGCGAGCTTTGATTGCGATTGGCCATATACCAAACCGGTATTTGTGCTCAGCAATACACTGTCGTCAATCCCAAGTGAGTATCAAGACAAAGTGTTCTTAGTCAAAGGCGACCTAAAGCAGGTGGTGGCAGAACTTAATCAGCAAGGATATCAACGTCTCTACATTGATGGTGGAAAGACGGTGCAAAGCTTCCTTGAACAAGATCTGATTGATGAGATGATCATTACCACCATTCCAGTTGTGCTGGGTGGCGGGGTGCCACTGTTTGGTGAGTTAGCCGCCGCACTTAGATTTACCCACGTTGCAACCGAACGTTTCCTAGATTGTTTGGTGCAAAACCACTTCGTGCGCCTGAGATAG
- a CDS encoding TetR/AcrR family transcriptional regulator produces the protein MSVKSKSRGRPSGVAGRLNRDSIMIQAKRMMLDQGKVPSIRNLAAELDVDAMAIYHYYANKNDLLESITVSLIDQIYQPQQGASWQQELNSLAWSYLELLQRYSGLLDTLLSMKLEGPANRFEQHFNAIVDELTLPAEHQQNALHLLVDYLHGVALAMKCNQTQVKITLEMIEGPLNLICDSIHRKDV, from the coding sequence ATGAGTGTCAAGAGCAAGAGTAGAGGACGACCTAGTGGCGTTGCCGGTCGTTTAAACCGTGATTCGATCATGATTCAAGCCAAACGCATGATGCTTGATCAAGGTAAAGTGCCAAGTATTCGCAACTTAGCCGCTGAATTAGATGTCGATGCCATGGCGATTTATCACTATTACGCCAATAAAAATGATCTGCTTGAGTCGATCACTGTGTCACTGATCGATCAGATCTACCAACCGCAACAAGGCGCGAGTTGGCAACAAGAACTCAATAGTCTCGCATGGAGCTACTTAGAACTCTTACAGCGTTACTCGGGGCTGTTAGATACCTTGTTATCGATGAAGTTGGAAGGACCAGCAAACCGCTTTGAACAGCATTTTAATGCCATTGTCGATGAACTAACGTTGCCGGCAGAACATCAACAAAACGCGCTGCATTTGCTGGTGGATTATCTACATGGTGTCGCGTTGGCGATGAAGTGCAATCAAACTCAGGTCAAAATCACGCTAGAAATGATTGAGGGACCGTTAAATCTTATTTGCGACTCGATACATAGAAAGGATGTTTAA
- a CDS encoding MarR family winged helix-turn-helix transcriptional regulator: protein MADEKSLETLFHLVHSLKRNLHEQIELLDLDIAPMHVRVLKIVTHQPNCTAVDIAGFLSRDKAQVTRLLNTLIEKQLIEKRPNPQDKRSQCLKITESGQAIVSQIASVDTKLHDKMTADLSAEQLELFEQIAGQMVRNLND from the coding sequence ATGGCTGATGAAAAATCGTTAGAAACTCTGTTTCACTTAGTGCACAGTTTGAAGCGGAATTTACATGAGCAGATAGAGCTGTTGGATTTGGATATCGCGCCGATGCATGTCAGGGTTTTGAAGATAGTCACCCATCAGCCGAACTGCACGGCTGTCGATATAGCCGGCTTTTTGTCCCGTGATAAGGCGCAGGTCACGCGATTGCTCAACACCCTAATTGAAAAGCAGTTGATTGAAAAACGCCCGAATCCGCAAGATAAGCGCAGCCAGTGCTTAAAAATAACCGAGAGTGGTCAAGCGATAGTGAGCCAGATAGCCAGTGTGGATACTAAGCTGCATGATAAAATGACCGCAGACCTGAGCGCTGAGCAGCTTGAACTGTTTGAGCAAATCGCCGGGCAAATGGTGCGAAACCTCAACGATTGA
- a CDS encoding DUF3861 domain-containing protein, translating to MIDKIRREKRYRVTIEEISTNDESIQRTEFEHCDREDLFNTIDKLKQGTDLETNTATKVAVALRLLGPTMMAHRKHPLFAELMPHFKNFMHNLKTTIKQKLKAQDA from the coding sequence ATGATTGATAAAATTCGCCGAGAAAAACGTTACCGCGTCACTATTGAAGAGATTTCGACTAATGACGAATCTATTCAACGCACTGAATTTGAACACTGCGATCGAGAAGACCTGTTTAATACCATCGACAAACTCAAACAAGGCACCGATCTAGAAACTAATACCGCGACCAAAGTCGCCGTTGCATTGCGTCTACTTGGACCAACAATGATGGCTCATCGTAAACATCCTTTGTTCGCTGAGTTAATGCCGCACTTTAAAAACTTTATGCATAACCTCAAAACCACAATTAAACAAAAACTCAAAGCACAAGACGCGTAA
- a CDS encoding antibiotic biosynthesis monooxygenase family protein: MYAVIFKAKVGVQDEQYGKMVALMRELAFNHYHCQDFIAVTEGEQEIAISYWHNEEDIRNWHQDSQHQIAQQLGRDKWYQSYSVEVVEIKRRYAYAEN, from the coding sequence ATGTATGCGGTAATTTTTAAAGCCAAGGTAGGCGTTCAAGATGAGCAGTATGGCAAGATGGTCGCTTTAATGCGCGAGTTGGCTTTCAATCACTATCACTGCCAAGACTTCATTGCGGTGACAGAAGGTGAGCAAGAGATTGCGATTTCCTATTGGCATAACGAAGAGGACATTCGCAATTGGCATCAAGATAGCCAACATCAAATCGCTCAACAGTTGGGGCGCGACAAGTGGTATCAATCTTACAGTGTCGAAGTTGTCGAGATTAAAAGGCGCTACGCTTATGCTGAGAATTGA
- a CDS encoding GNAT family N-acetyltransferase, with amino-acid sequence MFKLQTRRLTLRDMMASDEAAFVALSQDSKYQRFYSEEDCDAEKYRQLTKLFIAQALEQPRKAYQLAIEDTLTGQFIGTACLRLEADQQASIGCGLSRSSQGVGLMQEAMSTLVEFGFSELGVHRMYAETVSANLPAIKLCQTLGMVKEGHFRQHRYFKRQWWDTVVYAIRVDEWCERY; translated from the coding sequence ATGTTTAAGCTACAAACTCGCCGGTTAACTTTACGCGATATGATGGCGTCCGACGAAGCGGCTTTTGTCGCACTCTCTCAAGACAGTAAATATCAACGCTTCTACAGCGAAGAAGATTGCGATGCTGAGAAGTATCGACAGCTTACCAAGTTATTTATCGCTCAGGCTTTAGAGCAACCACGTAAGGCTTATCAATTGGCGATAGAGGATACTCTGACAGGTCAGTTTATCGGTACCGCTTGTTTACGCTTAGAAGCGGACCAGCAAGCATCGATTGGCTGTGGTTTGTCACGCTCGAGCCAAGGTGTCGGTTTAATGCAAGAAGCGATGAGTACGCTGGTTGAATTTGGTTTTAGCGAGCTTGGTGTTCATCGTATGTATGCCGAAACAGTCAGTGCGAATCTCCCTGCAATTAAGTTGTGCCAGACACTGGGTATGGTCAAAGAGGGGCACTTCCGCCAACACCGTTATTTTAAGCGCCAATGGTGGGATACTGTGGTTTATGCCATTCGTGTTGATGAATGGTGTGAGAGGTACTAA